One segment of Streptomyces sp. TG1A-8 DNA contains the following:
- a CDS encoding SSI family serine proteinase inhibitor, whose amino-acid sequence MVSLTPVTPAVRVLRTLRVTRVTQAVRAVPRAVLVAFLAAVSPLLPLAAVPAAAAPAVPPPVRPEDRGGDHLTVVVRYAGPGRDGTYDVSCHPDTGRHPDLAGACRVLDARTRWGRDAFAPVDPGSVCTLLYGGPATAHVTGTWAGRPVDATYGRGNGCEIARWDRMVPFLPDLGTSARPA is encoded by the coding sequence ATGGTTTCCCTCACGCCGGTCACGCCGGCCGTCCGAGTCCTCCGGACCCTTCGTGTCACCCGCGTCACCCAGGCCGTCCGGGCCGTCCCGCGGGCCGTCCTCGTGGCGTTCCTCGCCGCCGTCTCCCCCCTGCTCCCGCTCGCCGCCGTACCCGCGGCGGCGGCTCCCGCCGTGCCCCCGCCCGTCCGGCCCGAGGACCGCGGCGGCGACCACCTCACCGTCGTCGTCCGGTACGCCGGGCCGGGTCGCGACGGGACGTACGACGTGTCGTGCCACCCGGACACCGGCCGGCACCCGGACCTGGCGGGGGCCTGCCGGGTGCTCGACGCGCGCACCCGGTGGGGGCGGGACGCCTTCGCCCCGGTCGACCCCGGCAGCGTCTGCACGCTGCTCTACGGCGGCCCGGCCACCGCGCACGTCACCGGCACCTGGGCCGGACGCCCGGTCGACGCCACGTACGGCCGCGGCAACGGGTGCGAGATCGCCCGCTGGGACCGGATGGTGCCCTTCCTGCCGGACCTCGGCACGTCCGCGCGGCCCGCGTAG